In Hemiscyllium ocellatum isolate sHemOce1 chromosome 2, sHemOce1.pat.X.cur, whole genome shotgun sequence, a single window of DNA contains:
- the LOC132829168 gene encoding thymosin beta-10, which yields MEEKPDFSEVASFDKSKLKKTDTEVKNTLPTKETIDQEKKAESN from the exons ATGGAAGAAAAGCCTGACTTTAGCGAGGTTGCCTCCTTTGATAAAAGCAAGTTGAAAAAGACTGACACAGAAGTGAAGAATACTCTCCCCACAAAAGAAA CTATTGATCAAGAGAAGAAGGCAGAGAGCAACTAG